One Eubalaena glacialis isolate mEubGla1 chromosome 11, mEubGla1.1.hap2.+ XY, whole genome shotgun sequence DNA segment encodes these proteins:
- the ARHGDIB gene encoding rho GDP-dissociation inhibitor 2: MTEKAPEPHLEEEEEELDGKLNYKPPPQKSLKELQEMDKDDESLTKYKKTLLGDGPVVADPTAPNVTVTRLTLVCESAPGPITMDLTGDLEALKKETFVLKEGVEYRVKINFKVNKDIVSGLKYVQHTYRTGVKVDKATFMVGSYGPRPEEYEFLTPTEEAPKGMLARGTYHNKSFFTDDDKHDHLTWEWSLSIKKDWTE, translated from the exons ATGACTGAAAAGGCCCCAGAACCacacctggaggaggaggaggaggagctggatgGCAAGCTCAATTACAAGCCTCCACCACAGAAGTCCCTGAAGGAACTGCAGGAGATGGACAAAGATGATGAAAGTCTAACTAAGTACAAGAAAACGCTCCTGGGGGACGGTCCTGTGgtagcag ACCCAACAGCCCCCAATGTCACTGTCACCCGTCTTACCCTGGTTTGTGAAAGTGCCCCAGGACCAATCACCATGGACCTCACTG GGGATCTGGAAGCCCTCAAAAAAGAAACCTTTGTGCTAAAGGAAGGTGTTGAATATAGAGTCAAAATTAACTTCAAA GTGAACAAGGATATTGTGTCAGGACTGAAATATGTTCAACACACCTACCGGACTGGGGTGAAAG tgGATAAAGCAACATTCATGGTTGGCAGCTACGGGCCTCGGCCAGAGGAGTATGAGTTTCTGACTCCAACTGAAGAGGCCCCCAAGGGCATGCTGGCTCGAGGCACTTACCACAACAAATCCTTCTTCACGGATGATGACAAGCACGACCACCTTACCTGGGAGTGGAGCCTGTCCATCAAGAAGGACTGGACAGAATGA